A window of Solanum stenotomum isolate F172 chromosome 9, ASM1918654v1, whole genome shotgun sequence genomic DNA:
ACAAGTTTAGCATAACAGGTGTACTTTCAGCTCTGGCAAATTATGGGGAAGTTTATAATGGAAAGGTGATACATgggtttgtgataaaaaagggttttgatttgggggtTGCCATTTCTAATGCATTAATAGACATGTATGGTAAATGTAGCTGTGTTGCTGACGCTTTAGAGGTTTTCCAGACAATGGATGATAAGGATATATTTTCATGGAACTCAATAATTTGTGTGCATGAACAATGTGGTAATCACGAGGGAACTTTGAGGCTTTTCAAAAGGATGTTGTCTGCTAGAGTTCGTCCTGATTTGGTGACTGTCACTACTACACTTCCTGCCTGTGCTCATTTAGCAGCGTTGAGGCATGGTAGAGAGATTCATGGATACATGATTGTTAATGGTCTGAGGAAAGATACTGCTGACAAAGAATATGATGATACTTACCTTGACAATGCAATTTTGGACATGTATGCCAAATGTGGAAGCATGCGTGAAGCTAAGCTGATCTTTGATATGATGAATTTCAAAGATGTGGCGTCGTGGAACATTATGATTAAGGGGTATGGCATGCATGGATTTGGCATCAAGGCATTAGAATTGTTTTCTGATATGTGTAAGGCAGAATTGAGGCCTGATGATGTCACATTTGTTGGGGTTTTGTCAGCTTGCAGCCATTCAGGGCTTGTAAAACAGGGGAGAGAATTTCTTGCCCATATGCAGCCGAAGTATGGTGTTGTGCCTTCTATTGAACATTACACCTCTATGATTGACATGCTAGGTCGTGCTGGGCAGCTTGAAGCTGCTTATGAGTTGTTATTAACAATGCCCATTAAGACCAATTCTGTCGTATGGAGAGCGTTCTTGGCTGCCTGCCGTCTACATGGTAATGATGATCTTGCTAAGGTTGCTGCAAAACAGGTACTTGATCTTGAACCAGATCATTGTGGAAGTTATGTCATATTATCAAATGTGTATGGACAGACTGGTCGCTATGAAGAGGTATTAGAGATAAGAGATGCAATGAAGCTACAAAATGTAAGGAAGACACCTGGTTGTAGCTGGATTGAACTTCATAATGGTGTCCATGTCTTTATTACTGCTGATAAATCACATCCTGAAGCCAACCTTATTTATGCTGGATTGAATTCTTTAACAGCGCGATTGTGTGAGCATGGTTATACACCAGAATCTGATGCCTTGGAAAGCAGTCCATGATATTCCAGACTTATTCTCCGTTGTTCTAGATGAAGATTCCTGAAGCACTGACTGAAAGAAGGTTCTTACAATATCTATTTGGGAAACCTAGCAAGTGTGTGAGTTCATTTTGCTTCTCATGGAAACCAATGTCTATGTATGCTGGTGCTCCGAAATAGCCTGAGTTATCTGTGTGCTTTTGCAGATAAACTTTctattgaaaaatgaaaagtatgttttcttcacttttggAGCATATCATTTTGCAGCATCTGCTATAACCAAGGGGATATTTAGTGCAACTAAGGACTATGCTTCTCTTTTTGATGTTGACGGTCATTGAATGTAAGTGTTCTCTATCATATGGGCATTTCCACTGCAGTTTTTTTGTAGGCTTATTTAGTATTCAGAACTTGCACACTGAATGTTGTTACTctttatcataattaatatgtttcttcatttcttctgaAGTATAATTTTTAGCGATCTACCTACTGTATATATGAATTCTGGTCATCAAACTTCTTTGTAAGTCTTAAAAATGGTGAAGGAAAGGCTGAGGTATTCTGGGAAAACGCCATTAACTTTTTTTTGCTGGCAAAAGCCGGGTATTTAAGTTGAGAAGGATAGAAGGGAGGGCTCATTATTCACCGAGTGTTGAATCATGCGTCACTGGCCCTTGGGGATTTCtggctttaaaaaaaattgaaaatgttgaaggAAATGCTGAAGTATAGGTTCTGTGAAAATTGCCAGCATTCTGGTCGGCTATAGCTTGTTttattttccagattttcaaataCTAAGGAGTGACAATATAAATCATTTGTTTGTCTGCATCCTACCaactttgatattttattaa
This region includes:
- the LOC125876498 gene encoding pentatricopeptide repeat-containing protein At3g14730, producing the protein MRQRTLITRSLSIFKSQYSISFSSIAYKSFDLKTCIVSLQSCANDKDLTGGKQFHCHMLRCGHLDLSPVPTTSLINMYSKCNSISNALSVFYTSPIDHNVFAYNAIIAGLIANDLPKSAFEFYFKMRLVGVMPDKFTFPCVLKACKNEVDVKRIHGLVFKFGLEVDLFIGSALLHSYLMYRMVDFALDVFEDLPEREDVVLWNAMINGYAQTGEFGSALMVFRWMIEDGVIPNKFSITGVLSALANYGEVYNGKVIHGFVIKKGFDLGVAISNALIDMYGKCSCVADALEVFQTMDDKDIFSWNSIICVHEQCGNHEGTLRLFKRMLSARVRPDLVTVTTTLPACAHLAALRHGREIHGYMIVNGLRKDTADKEYDDTYLDNAILDMYAKCGSMREAKLIFDMMNFKDVASWNIMIKGYGMHGFGIKALELFSDMCKAELRPDDVTFVGVLSACSHSGLVKQGREFLAHMQPKYGVVPSIEHYTSMIDMLGRAGQLEAAYELLLTMPIKTNSVVWRAFLAACRLHGNDDLAKVAAKQVLDLEPDHCGSYVILSNVYGQTGRYEEVLEIRDAMKLQNVRKTPGCSWIELHNGVHVFITADKSHPEANLIYAGLNSLTARLCEHGYTPESDALESSP